The Victivallis sp. Marseille-Q1083 genome has a window encoding:
- a CDS encoding uroporphyrinogen decarboxylase family protein — protein MNSYENYRRAVHWEEPDYIPMTFAINPACYRFYEPAALFDLQEAHPRLFPNFRRPALPFQPEYALNARAAAPYTDPWGCVWETDTDGIIGVVRSHPLADWRNLADFHQPDPDVCDGTYPLDWDRLRDELEGCRQRGEVAAVGLPHGHTFLRLLDIRGYEDTLCDLMEAEPNILKVLGMVEDFNCRVLAKMLALRPELVALAEDLGMQHGPMLSPALFRQYIKPVYRRMMTMCREAGCMIHMHSDGDLHELVDDLIDSGVEILNLQDQVNGIDWIAGRLRGRVCIELDIDRQGVTRFGTPREVDELIRHEVETLGSRRGGLMMIFGLYPGMPLENVGALMDAMERYSTYFN, from the coding sequence ATGAACAGTTATGAGAATTACCGTCGTGCGGTACATTGGGAAGAACCGGATTATATTCCGATGACCTTCGCGATCAATCCGGCCTGCTACCGGTTTTATGAACCGGCGGCGCTGTTCGATTTGCAGGAAGCGCATCCGCGGCTTTTCCCGAATTTCCGGCGGCCCGCTCTGCCGTTTCAACCGGAATATGCCTTGAATGCCCGCGCCGCGGCGCCTTACACCGATCCGTGGGGGTGCGTCTGGGAGACCGACACCGACGGCATCATCGGCGTGGTGCGCAGCCATCCGCTGGCCGATTGGCGGAATCTGGCGGATTTTCATCAGCCGGATCCGGACGTGTGCGACGGCACTTATCCGCTGGACTGGGATCGATTGCGGGACGAGCTGGAAGGGTGCCGGCAGCGCGGCGAAGTGGCCGCCGTCGGACTGCCGCACGGCCATACTTTCCTGCGGCTGCTGGATATCCGCGGTTATGAAGACACGCTGTGCGACCTGATGGAGGCGGAACCGAATATTTTGAAGGTGCTCGGCATGGTCGAGGATTTCAATTGCCGCGTGCTGGCTAAAATGCTGGCATTGCGTCCCGAACTGGTCGCCCTGGCCGAGGACCTGGGGATGCAGCATGGGCCGATGCTCAGTCCGGCGCTGTTCCGGCAGTACATCAAACCGGTTTATCGGCGGATGATGACGATGTGTCGCGAAGCCGGCTGCATGATCCATATGCACTCCGACGGCGACTTGCATGAATTGGTCGACGATCTGATCGACAGCGGCGTTGAAATTCTCAATTTACAGGATCAGGTCAATGGTATCGATTGGATTGCCGGCCGGTTGCGCGGCCGGGTCTGTATCGAACTGGATATCGACCGGCAGGGCGTGACGCGTTTCGGCACACCGCGGGAAGTGGATGAACTGATCCGCCATGAAGTGGAAACGCTCGGCAGTCGCCGGGGCGGCTTGATGATGATTTTCGGGCTTTATCCGGGCATGCCGCTGGAAAATGTCGGCGCTTTGATGGATGCGATGGAGCGTTACAGCACTTATTTCAATTGA
- a CDS encoding L,D-transpeptidase family protein, with amino-acid sequence MAKLRYNYGGKQPGPASDSQAGSKRRLFLFVLLLIIAALAVYLLKRNSGEETPPKVATNPAAETGTVEAPPAGETPDSEPEQPMPGPPAIPPEVAAELAAVRSLLEQGEYVQVREKITALLQDRRITEADPAWRECVELLSAANTKILFTDVPFPAKKAVYIVEPNDSLDKIARQFQTTIEAIQIANKLDLNSSHIRIGQKFRIYQGAWRLLVSKSKSLLYVYDGDELFKIYDIGVGRQNRTPTGDFRVTAKIKEPPWYAPDGRVIPFGDPENILGTRWLDLKPTGETDATLTGYGIHGTWEKDSEITKPLSNGCIRMRNQDVEELFNILPHQVPVKIEE; translated from the coding sequence ATGGCAAAACTACGATACAATTACGGCGGCAAACAGCCGGGTCCGGCGTCGGATTCCCAAGCCGGGTCGAAGCGGCGGCTGTTCCTCTTTGTGCTTCTCCTGATCATCGCGGCACTGGCCGTTTACCTGCTGAAGCGCAATTCCGGCGAAGAAACGCCGCCGAAAGTCGCCACCAATCCCGCCGCGGAGACGGGGACCGTTGAAGCGCCGCCGGCCGGAGAAACACCGGACTCCGAGCCGGAACAGCCGATGCCGGGACCGCCGGCCATACCGCCGGAAGTCGCCGCAGAATTGGCCGCCGTCCGGTCGTTGCTGGAACAGGGCGAATACGTCCAGGTGCGGGAGAAAATCACTGCATTATTGCAGGACAGGCGGATTACCGAAGCGGATCCGGCCTGGCGGGAGTGTGTCGAACTGCTGAGTGCGGCCAACACGAAAATTCTTTTTACCGACGTGCCTTTCCCGGCGAAGAAAGCGGTTTATATCGTCGAACCCAACGACAGTCTGGACAAAATCGCCCGGCAATTCCAAACCACCATCGAAGCCATCCAGATTGCCAACAAACTGGACTTGAACAGTTCGCACATCCGCATCGGCCAGAAATTCAGAATCTACCAGGGCGCCTGGCGGCTGCTGGTCAGCAAATCGAAAAGCCTGCTCTATGTCTACGACGGCGACGAGCTGTTCAAAATTTACGACATCGGCGTCGGCCGCCAGAACCGCACTCCGACCGGTGATTTTCGGGTGACGGCCAAAATCAAGGAACCGCCCTGGTATGCGCCGGACGGCCGCGTCATCCCGTTCGGCGATCCGGAAAATATTCTCGGCACCCGCTGGCTGGATTTGAAGCCGACCGGCGAAACCGATGCGACGCTGACCGGGTACGGCATTCACGGCACCTGGGAAAAAGATTCGGAAATTACCAAGCCGTTGAGCAACGGCTGTATCAGGATGCGCAACCAGGATGTCGAAGAACTGTTCAACATCCTGCCGCATCAGGTACCGGTAAAAATAGAAGAGTAA
- a CDS encoding uroporphyrinogen decarboxylase family protein, translated as MEIQPFLPPWPGTMTGRERFRRQMHFQHVDRCFNMEFGYWDENFTQWPLFRDHGITNNDEADLFFSFDVIQQIGGNVWLSPPFEAQVLEERDNVRIVINADGLLAEVPLDGHDTIPHYLKSSIVTPDDWKRCKEERFRRDDPSRRPDIAALKARHPADRQYPLGVNTGSMIGKIRDLLTFEGLAYTMYDYPEMLEDMVETCCVLVEDFLDAVLPHFQFDYAAGWEDICFKNGPIVTVDFFRSVVMPRYQRIHAKLQQYGIDVWYTDCDGDVRPILPYFLEGGINALFPFEVQGCSHPGELLDQYPGELRIFGGVDKLQLSAGRQAIRQYLETLVPYVERGGYIPFCDHRCPPNVSPDDYLYYLDLKQKMFGLNSPLYRH; from the coding sequence ATGGAAATTCAACCTTTTCTGCCCCCCTGGCCCGGCACGATGACCGGCCGGGAACGTTTCCGCCGCCAGATGCACTTCCAGCACGTCGACCGCTGCTTCAACATGGAGTTCGGCTACTGGGACGAAAATTTCACCCAGTGGCCGTTGTTCCGTGACCACGGCATCACCAATAATGACGAAGCGGACCTCTTCTTCAGTTTCGACGTCATCCAGCAGATCGGCGGCAACGTCTGGCTCTCGCCGCCGTTCGAAGCCCAAGTCCTCGAAGAACGCGACAACGTCCGCATCGTCATCAATGCGGACGGACTGCTCGCCGAGGTGCCGCTGGACGGCCACGACACCATCCCGCATTACTTGAAATCGTCGATCGTCACGCCGGATGACTGGAAACGCTGTAAAGAGGAACGTTTCCGGCGCGATGATCCTTCCCGCCGGCCGGACATCGCCGCATTGAAAGCGCGGCATCCGGCCGATCGCCAATACCCGCTCGGCGTCAACACCGGTTCGATGATCGGCAAAATCCGCGACCTGCTGACCTTCGAAGGACTGGCTTATACGATGTACGATTATCCGGAAATGCTGGAGGACATGGTGGAAACCTGCTGCGTGCTGGTCGAGGATTTTCTCGATGCGGTGCTGCCGCATTTTCAATTCGACTACGCCGCCGGCTGGGAAGACATCTGCTTCAAGAACGGCCCGATCGTCACCGTCGATTTTTTCCGTTCGGTGGTCATGCCGCGTTATCAGCGGATTCATGCCAAGCTGCAGCAGTACGGCATCGACGTCTGGTATACCGACTGCGACGGCGACGTCCGGCCGATTCTGCCTTACTTCCTCGAAGGCGGCATCAACGCGCTCTTTCCGTTTGAAGTGCAGGGCTGCTCGCATCCGGGCGAATTGCTGGATCAGTATCCGGGCGAATTGCGCATCTTCGGCGGCGTCGACAAGCTGCAGCTCTCCGCCGGCCGGCAAGCAATCCGGCAATACCTTGAAACACTGGTGCCCTATGTGGAACGCGGCGGCTACATCCCGTTCTGCGACCATCGCTGCCCGCCGAACGTTTCTCCGGACGATTACCTCTATTACCTCGACTTGAAACAGAAGATGTTCGGCTTGAATTCGCCGCTTTACCGACACTGA
- a CDS encoding AraC family transcriptional regulator, with protein sequence MSHDYSSCEVQPQVNFINYQSLAGMLPVWSRRRLNDFELILVRRGRFRFRNHETQEEVIQRENQVLTILPGELHTYELLSGREEAFFSCIHLELMPGGSWLNGDYGLTELPARLTAFEREEEIGSLFLRASRLKRRYGRYSRELLCCVVKEIWLCLVERRIAVPQRTERFKAMLQFLHENLLSHPGREELARHFRLSPQQVNMLFKRELGLSPGEYVRRELMEQGYQLLHYEQLSVKETAERLNFGNQFYFSKVFKKIFGVPPSKS encoded by the coding sequence ATGTCACACGATTATTCCAGTTGTGAAGTGCAGCCGCAGGTCAATTTCATCAATTATCAGTCATTGGCCGGCATGCTGCCGGTATGGAGCCGGCGGCGGCTGAATGATTTCGAACTCATTCTGGTCCGCCGCGGCCGTTTTCGCTTCCGCAACCATGAAACGCAGGAAGAAGTCATTCAGCGGGAGAATCAGGTATTGACCATCCTGCCGGGCGAGTTGCATACGTATGAGTTGTTGTCCGGCAGGGAGGAAGCCTTTTTCAGTTGCATCCATTTGGAGTTGATGCCGGGCGGCTCCTGGTTGAATGGCGATTACGGTTTGACGGAATTGCCGGCCAGGTTGACCGCTTTTGAGCGGGAGGAGGAGATCGGTTCGCTGTTTTTGCGGGCCAGCCGGCTGAAACGGCGTTACGGCCGTTATTCCCGGGAGCTGCTGTGCTGTGTGGTCAAGGAAATCTGGCTGTGCCTGGTCGAGCGCCGCATTGCAGTGCCGCAGCGGACGGAACGGTTCAAAGCGATGCTGCAATTCCTGCATGAAAATTTGTTGTCGCACCCGGGCCGGGAAGAACTGGCCCGGCACTTCCGGCTGTCGCCGCAGCAGGTCAACATGTTGTTCAAGCGGGAACTTGGCCTTTCGCCGGGGGAATATGTGCGCCGGGAGTTGATGGAGCAGGGCTACCAACTGCTCCATTATGAACAGTTGAGCGTCAAGGAGACGGCGGAGCGGCTGAACTTCGGCAACCAGTTCTATTTTTCCAAGGTGTTCAAAAAGATCTTCGGCGTGCCGCCGTCGAAATCCTGA
- a CDS encoding GNAT family N-acetyltransferase has translation MSNSTALTVRPATEADVKAIFALLELYAAKKIVLQRSEADIRYYLANFSVAEREGELVGCVAMRDFGNDLLEIRSLVVAPELQNTGVGRALVEYCIRKLRNSRQRFRLFALTLKADFFVRLGFRVVGKELFPEKIWSDCLNCPKKECCDELAVMLKSDD, from the coding sequence ATGAGCAACTCGACAGCGCTGACTGTCCGGCCGGCAACTGAAGCGGACGTCAAAGCGATCTTCGCATTGCTGGAACTCTATGCAGCCAAAAAAATCGTCCTGCAGCGCAGTGAAGCGGATATCCGCTATTATTTGGCCAATTTTTCGGTGGCGGAACGGGAGGGCGAACTGGTCGGCTGCGTCGCGATGCGCGACTTCGGCAACGATTTGCTGGAAATCCGTTCGCTGGTGGTCGCGCCGGAGCTGCAGAATACCGGCGTCGGCCGTGCCCTGGTGGAATACTGCATTCGAAAACTGCGGAATAGCCGCCAGCGCTTCCGCCTGTTCGCGCTGACGCTGAAAGCGGACTTTTTCGTCCGTCTCGGTTTCCGGGTCGTCGGCAAAGAGCTGTTTCCGGAAAAAATCTGGAGCGACTGCCTGAATTGTCCCAAAAAAGAGTGCTGCGACGAACTGGCGGTGATGCTGAAAAGCGACGACTGA
- a CDS encoding TIGR00730 family Rossman fold protein, with translation MALHNTSSGAGRCNCFSDVNFQQQDTWRIFRIMAEFVDAFEAMAERGPMITVFGSARIGADATAYQEAEKLGSLLVKNGYGVITGGGGGIMEAANKGAFEAKGVSIGLNIELPKEQQPNQYQTDSLFFRYFFIRKVCFLKYSMGAVIFPGGFGTLDEFFESVTLVQTNKVNPVPIVVVGRDFWHDGISWIEKSLLREKMIDQEDLKFFEVVDTAEEAMQYLLDCHRFGIQNTVKL, from the coding sequence ATGGCTTTGCACAATACTTCGTCCGGGGCAGGGCGTTGCAACTGCTTCAGCGACGTTAATTTCCAGCAGCAGGACACCTGGCGGATCTTTCGGATCATGGCCGAATTCGTCGATGCGTTCGAGGCGATGGCCGAGCGCGGTCCGATGATCACCGTGTTCGGTTCGGCCCGGATCGGCGCCGATGCGACCGCTTATCAGGAAGCGGAAAAATTAGGGAGCCTGCTGGTGAAGAATGGTTACGGCGTCATCACCGGCGGCGGCGGCGGCATCATGGAAGCCGCCAACAAAGGCGCCTTTGAAGCCAAAGGAGTGTCGATCGGCCTGAATATCGAACTGCCGAAGGAGCAGCAGCCGAACCAGTATCAGACCGACAGTCTGTTTTTCCGGTATTTTTTCATCCGGAAGGTCTGTTTTCTCAAATATTCGATGGGAGCGGTGATCTTTCCCGGCGGATTCGGCACGCTGGATGAATTTTTCGAATCGGTGACGCTGGTGCAGACCAATAAAGTCAATCCGGTGCCGATCGTCGTCGTCGGCCGGGATTTCTGGCACGACGGCATCAGTTGGATCGAGAAAAGCCTGCTGCGCGAAAAAATGATCGACCAGGAGGACCTGAAATTTTTCGAAGTGGTCGATACGGCCGAAGAGGCGATGCAATACCTGCTGGACTGCCACCGTTTCGGCATTCAGAATACCGTAAAACTGTAA
- a CDS encoding acetyl-CoA carboxylase carboxyltransferase subunit alpha translates to MAEFHLEFEKPIIEIKKQIQGLIELSSSNPDIDIADTISALERKLDSTLKEIYSKLTAWQRVQLARHPERPYTLDYINLMCSDFVELHGDRRFSDDKAVVGGFARLDGRKVMVIGTQKGRDMKSNVMRNFGWPHPEGYRKATRLMKMAELAQVPIITFIDTPGAFPGIASEERHIGEAIAVSMRDMFTLTVPVIAVIIGEGGSGGAIGIGVGNRILILENAYYSVITPEGCAAILWKDRRFAPQAAEALNLTAQKLLELGIADAIVPEPLGGAHCDSDKMAGTLKEALIRQLDELGTCSADELRNQRYEKFRAMGRFAEPEAETDEPETNEAADEQLDSADCPAGN, encoded by the coding sequence ATGGCGGAATTTCACCTGGAATTCGAAAAACCGATCATCGAAATCAAAAAGCAGATTCAAGGACTGATCGAGCTGAGCAGTTCGAATCCGGATATCGATATTGCCGATACGATCAGCGCCCTGGAGCGTAAACTGGACTCCACGCTGAAAGAGATCTACAGCAAACTCACTGCGTGGCAGCGCGTCCAGCTCGCCCGCCACCCGGAACGGCCCTATACGCTGGATTACATCAATCTGATGTGCAGTGATTTCGTCGAACTGCACGGTGACCGCCGTTTCAGCGACGACAAAGCGGTCGTCGGCGGTTTCGCCAGACTCGACGGCCGGAAAGTGATGGTGATCGGCACCCAGAAAGGGCGCGACATGAAATCCAACGTCATGCGCAATTTCGGCTGGCCCCATCCGGAAGGTTACCGCAAAGCGACCCGGCTGATGAAAATGGCCGAACTGGCCCAGGTGCCGATCATCACCTTCATCGACACTCCCGGGGCCTTTCCGGGCATCGCCTCCGAGGAGCGCCATATCGGTGAAGCGATTGCGGTAAGCATGCGCGACATGTTCACGTTGACCGTTCCGGTCATCGCCGTGATCATCGGCGAAGGAGGTTCCGGCGGCGCGATCGGCATCGGCGTCGGCAATCGCATTTTGATTCTGGAAAATGCCTATTATTCGGTCATCACGCCGGAAGGCTGTGCCGCCATCCTGTGGAAAGACCGCCGCTTTGCGCCGCAGGCGGCCGAAGCGCTGAATCTGACGGCCCAGAAGCTGCTGGAACTCGGCATCGCCGATGCAATCGTTCCGGAGCCGCTCGGCGGCGCGCACTGCGACAGCGACAAGATGGCCGGTACGCTGAAGGAGGCGTTGATCCGTCAATTGGACGAACTGGGCACCTGCAGCGCCGATGAACTGCGCAATCAGCGTTATGAAAAATTCCGGGCGATGGGGCGTTTCGCCGAACCGGAAGCCGAAACAGACGAACCCGAAACGAATGAGGCCGCCGATGAGCAACTCGACAGCGCTGACTGTCCGGCCGGCAACTGA
- a CDS encoding pseudouridine synthase produces MQRIIECTIRTADAGKPLAEFLAGRFTYHSPTRWLELIAAGQLHVNGQPAAAGCLLQAGDRLAYLPGELPEPPVDPSYRIAYEDDWLLAIDKSGDLPCHPAGPFFKHTLWYLLKERYGDIYPVNRLDRETSGLLLAAKNAAAAAQLSRQLPQMRKRYLALVFGRFPERLEATGFLGHDPASPIRKKQRFYAEPPAGGGKYQPAATLFTALRHGAEVSLIQAEPRTGRLHQIRASCQSLGYPLLGDKLYGPDERFYLKIKGDQLTPNDYERLKMSRQALHAAALSFFHPHTGCRLDLAAPPPADFTEAMRRYC; encoded by the coding sequence ATGCAGCGCATCATCGAGTGCACCATCCGAACGGCCGATGCCGGAAAACCGCTGGCGGAATTTCTGGCCGGCCGTTTCACTTACCACTCCCCGACGCGTTGGCTGGAGCTGATTGCCGCCGGTCAACTGCACGTCAACGGACAGCCGGCGGCCGCCGGTTGCCTCCTGCAAGCCGGCGACCGGCTGGCTTATTTGCCCGGCGAGTTGCCGGAACCGCCGGTGGACCCGAGCTACCGGATCGCTTACGAAGACGATTGGCTGCTGGCGATCGACAAATCCGGCGACCTGCCGTGCCACCCGGCCGGGCCATTTTTCAAACATACCTTATGGTATCTGCTGAAAGAGCGTTACGGTGACATTTACCCGGTAAACCGGCTGGACCGCGAAACCAGCGGCCTGCTGCTGGCGGCCAAAAACGCCGCCGCCGCCGCCCAATTGTCCCGGCAGCTGCCGCAGATGCGGAAGCGCTATCTGGCGCTGGTGTTCGGCCGTTTCCCGGAACGGCTGGAGGCGACCGGTTTCCTGGGCCATGATCCAGCCAGCCCCATCCGCAAAAAGCAACGCTTTTATGCCGAACCGCCGGCCGGCGGCGGCAAATATCAACCGGCCGCCACCCTTTTTACCGCGCTGCGGCACGGCGCGGAAGTTTCACTGATCCAAGCGGAACCCCGTACCGGCCGGCTGCATCAAATCCGGGCAAGCTGCCAGTCGCTCGGCTATCCGCTGCTCGGCGACAAACTTTACGGTCCGGATGAACGCTTTTACCTGAAAATCAAAGGCGATCAATTGACCCCAAACGATTACGAACGTTTGAAAATGTCCCGCCAGGCGCTGCATGCCGCCGCGCTGTCCTTTTTCCATCCGCACACCGGCTGTCGCCTGGACCTGGCCGCCCCCCCGCCGGCCGATTTCACCGAGGCAATGCGGCGTTACTGCTGA
- a CDS encoding glycoside hydrolase family 3 C-terminal domain-containing protein — translation MAQKKELKMNGAEKRRRWSRLAGMVLTALALVHGLDAQAKPLPGNAELSRRIAADGMVLLKNDRAALPLPNGAKVAVFGPGQIEFIKGGWGSGDVTVDHVVNLLQGLEAKQEAGMISLAGGLAAAYRQNPQLTLTPALVADARRAADRAVMVISRNSGEGSDRSPGAGDYCLSEAEEQMLKMVTDAGFERVIVVLNVGGIVDTAWLERYPVDALLVAWQPGMEGGLAVADVLTGEVNPSGKLTDSWAKSFDDYPSSRHFFESDAYVLYEEDIFVGYRYFETFDPAGERVNFPFGFGLSYTTFAISDVQSAIRDGVIEVTAEVTNTGKAAGREVVQLYYSAPQGKLGRPAKELGAFAKTERLEPGASETVSLRLPVAAMAAYDDTGKTGKRSCWVLEPGEYRLLIGNSVRNLLPEPAAVYPVDVLTVTEKAAAHMVPKQLPRRLLADGTYEKLSDWTAGADTPAGQREHEVEPGRVTRIEAEDFAASGGSIAVERFQEAAGLGKCTAVMDGGSWAAYRLRVEEPGKYALRFRMSNGREEIDDLMELYVNGQPAGVQVGVPQTGKGFERGEWYNFVDLKPVIVELPAGEVQLKIAPKGVFGNVDYFLVAPEAESAELFAAVDRAQQKQYEQHVHMRQAREKRRVRPESAERLMLADVAAEPALLDQFIDQLSDAELAVLSSGFLSTKGGATGRIGVLEEFGSPGVETFDGPAGVRLSEPTTAWPCSTLLASTWDPALAGQLGAAVAEEAKLNGVDIWLAPGMNIHRNPMCGRNFEYYSEDPLVSGKIAAGLTRGTQDNGVGVTLKHFVLNNKEGNRSLSDSRVSERALREIYLKGFEIAIKEAAPWCVMSSYNLANGVETAESGELLTDILRGEWGFEGLVMTDWGNNSVHFLEAKAGNDVKMPSGLPDSLLLALEHGDLTRAELERNVKRVFELILKSGVLDRKNNN, via the coding sequence AGAGGAGACGTTGGAGCCGGCTGGCCGGGATGGTGTTGACGGCTTTGGCTTTGGTGCATGGTTTGGACGCACAGGCGAAGCCGTTGCCGGGCAATGCCGAATTGTCGCGCCGGATTGCCGCCGACGGCATGGTGCTGTTGAAAAATGACCGGGCGGCATTGCCGTTGCCGAACGGGGCGAAGGTCGCCGTATTCGGTCCCGGTCAGATTGAATTTATCAAAGGCGGCTGGGGGTCGGGAGATGTGACCGTCGACCATGTCGTCAACCTGCTGCAGGGGCTGGAAGCCAAGCAGGAAGCCGGGATGATTTCGCTGGCCGGCGGGCTGGCGGCGGCCTATCGTCAGAATCCGCAATTGACGTTGACGCCGGCGCTGGTGGCGGATGCCCGCCGGGCGGCCGACCGGGCGGTTATGGTGATCAGCCGCAATTCCGGCGAGGGGAGCGACCGTTCTCCGGGGGCCGGAGATTATTGCCTGAGCGAAGCTGAAGAGCAGATGCTGAAAATGGTGACAGACGCCGGTTTCGAGCGGGTGATCGTCGTTTTGAATGTCGGCGGCATCGTCGATACCGCCTGGCTGGAACGCTATCCGGTCGATGCGCTGCTGGTCGCCTGGCAGCCGGGAATGGAGGGCGGACTGGCGGTGGCGGATGTGCTGACCGGCGAGGTCAATCCTTCCGGTAAATTGACCGACAGTTGGGCGAAGTCTTTTGACGATTATCCGTCGAGCCGCCACTTTTTCGAATCGGATGCCTATGTGTTGTACGAGGAGGATATCTTTGTCGGCTACCGTTATTTCGAGACGTTCGACCCGGCCGGCGAACGGGTGAATTTTCCGTTCGGCTTCGGGCTTTCTTATACGACTTTTGCGATTTCGGATGTGCAGAGCGCCATTCGGGACGGGGTCATTGAAGTGACCGCCGAAGTGACCAACACCGGCAAGGCCGCCGGCCGGGAGGTAGTCCAGCTTTATTACAGTGCGCCGCAGGGAAAATTGGGCCGGCCGGCCAAAGAATTGGGCGCGTTTGCCAAAACGGAACGATTGGAGCCGGGGGCTTCGGAGACGGTTTCGCTGCGTCTGCCCGTCGCGGCGATGGCGGCCTACGACGATACCGGCAAAACCGGGAAACGCTCCTGCTGGGTGCTTGAGCCCGGCGAATACCGGCTGTTGATCGGCAATTCGGTGCGGAACCTGCTGCCGGAGCCGGCGGCGGTTTATCCGGTCGATGTCTTGACGGTGACTGAAAAAGCGGCGGCGCATATGGTGCCGAAGCAGTTGCCGCGCCGGTTGCTGGCTGACGGGACTTACGAGAAACTCAGCGATTGGACTGCCGGGGCGGATACGCCGGCTGGTCAACGCGAGCATGAGGTCGAACCGGGCCGGGTGACCAGAATTGAAGCGGAAGATTTTGCTGCGTCCGGCGGCAGCATTGCGGTGGAAAGGTTTCAGGAAGCCGCCGGGCTGGGAAAATGTACGGCAGTCATGGACGGCGGCAGTTGGGCGGCCTACCGGCTCCGGGTGGAGGAACCGGGCAAATACGCGTTGCGTTTCCGGATGTCCAACGGCCGGGAGGAGATCGACGATTTGATGGAGTTGTATGTCAACGGACAACCGGCCGGCGTCCAAGTCGGCGTGCCGCAGACCGGTAAAGGTTTTGAACGGGGAGAGTGGTATAATTTTGTCGATCTGAAGCCGGTAATCGTTGAATTGCCGGCCGGTGAAGTGCAGTTGAAAATCGCCCCGAAAGGTGTTTTCGGCAATGTCGATTATTTCCTGGTTGCTCCGGAGGCGGAGAGTGCGGAGTTATTCGCCGCAGTCGACCGCGCGCAGCAAAAGCAGTACGAGCAGCACGTACATATGAGACAGGCGCGGGAAAAACGTCGGGTCCGTCCTGAGTCCGCCGAACGGCTGATGTTGGCGGACGTGGCGGCCGAACCGGCGTTGCTGGATCAATTTATCGACCAGCTTTCTGACGCCGAGTTGGCGGTGTTGTCCAGCGGATTTTTGTCTACCAAGGGCGGCGCGACCGGCCGGATCGGCGTGCTGGAGGAGTTCGGCAGCCCCGGGGTCGAAACCTTTGATGGACCGGCCGGCGTCCGCTTGAGCGAACCGACGACCGCCTGGCCCTGTTCGACGTTGTTGGCTTCGACCTGGGATCCCGCCCTGGCCGGACAGCTTGGCGCGGCGGTAGCTGAGGAAGCGAAACTCAACGGCGTGGATATCTGGCTGGCGCCCGGCATGAACATTCACCGCAACCCGATGTGCGGCCGGAATTTTGAATATTATTCTGAAGATCCGCTGGTCAGTGGCAAAATAGCGGCCGGATTGACCAGAGGGACTCAGGACAATGGGGTCGGCGTTACGCTCAAGCATTTTGTCCTGAACAACAAGGAAGGGAATCGCAGTCTCAGCGACAGCCGGGTTTCCGAGCGGGCGTTGCGCGAAATTTATCTCAAAGGATTTGAAATCGCGATCAAGGAGGCGGCGCCGTGGTGCGTGATGTCGTCCTACAATCTGGCCAACGGCGTCGAAACGGCCGAGAGCGGCGAACTGCTGACCGACATCCTGCGGGGTGAATGGGGCTTTGAGGGACTGGTGATGACCGACTGGGGCAACAACAGTGTCCATTTTCTGGAAGCGAAAGCCGGCAATGATGTCAAAATGCCGAGCGGCCTGCCCGACAGTCTGCTGTTGGCGCTGGAACACGGCGATTTGACGCGCGCCGAACTGGAACGCAATGTCAAGCGCGTTTTTGAACTGATACTGAAATCCGGGGTGTTGGACCGGAAAAATAACAACTAA